Genomic segment of Gloeocapsa sp. PCC 7428:
GGCAATTTGGTTCTCCGCACTCTAAAGCTGTCAAGTTTCATCCTTGGTATCCTGACAGTCTTGGTGTTTAAACGAAAAGTCAATCTAAATTGCTATGCAGTTAACCATCAAAAATCAAATCTTATGGCAACTCTTGAGTATCTATGCTGCTACTCTAGGATTTTTAAGGAAAACTAAAATCCGCAGTCAGATTGACGCATCAGCTTTGTTTCTACCACCTTCTGATCCTGGTAGTGTTGGTGATGAGGCGATGCTAGCTGCTAGCATGGAATATCTTGCTGCTCAAGGCGTTAAGCGGATTGGTATCATTACTTTGCAACCTACCGCGCGTTGGGAAAATCTTAAGCTGGTTACTGAGACAGTTAATATCAAAGGTTTTTTTACTCGTGGTTGTTGGTGGGAGCGTTTTCGCTTTGTTAACAAGGTTAGCCGTTATGAGCGTTTCTATTGCCTTGGGGCAGATGTTATGGATGGTTTTTACTCAGATAATGTCACCCTACTACGGCTCCACCTTGTGGCGCTAGCGGCAAAGACAGGAGCCGATTCTGCCATTCTTGGCTTTAGCTTTAATCACCAGCCAACTGATACTGCGGTGCAATCCCTTTCTCAGTTGCCTGCGAATGTGCGGCTTTGCTGCCGCGATCCAATTTCTCACCAGCGGGTTAAGCAGTGTGTCCAACACCCCGTCGAATTAGTGGCTGATTTAGCCTTTATGCTCCAACCAGCGGAAGATTCTGATCTAGCAGTAAGTGTATCAAGGTGGGTTCGCGCTCAAAAAGCTCAAGGTCGAATCGTTCTCGGAATCAATGCAAATGCGTTGCATCTGACGAAGGTAACACGGTTAAACCGTAATGAATTCATTCAATTTTATGCTAATGCCTTCATCAACCTTTTTTCTAGTAATCAGATTAGCTTGCTCATGATTCCCCACGACTTTCGTGGAGATGATAGCGATGTCTCAATCGCTCAAGCGATCCTCGAAGCAATGCCAGCAGCGATTAAACCTTATTGTATGCAGGTGCCAACTCCGTGTAGTGCAGCAGAAATCAAATCAATATGTGCTGAGCTTGACTTAGTTCTGACTGGGAGAATGCATCTTGCGATCGCCTGTTTAGGTCAAGGAATTCCCGTCGGTGGCGTTACCTACCAAGGTAAATTCGAGGGTCTTTTTCACCACTTTGAGTTACCAGGAATGACAATTGAGCCTGAGAAGGCATTTCAGCCAGGTGTTCTCACTCATTTTATCACCGATCTCCTTGCCAAACGTGAAGACATACGTCAGCAAATTCTGTGTCACCTAGCTAATGTGAAAGCTCTATCACGCTTTAACTTTGAGCGTCAACTGGAAAACGCTCTTGCTGACCCTGTGCTTCGATAAGGCACACAACCTGAGTCATGCCTAATTGTGTCTATCTACTTAAAGCGGATATGTCGGTTTACCAAAGCTATATTTGAGTTTGAACGGAACACCTATAAAAGTTTAGTTCATCTTCAAGATATCGAGTTTACAAACAGTAAAGAACGCGCGCTCAAAATGGATATTTTGCACCCCAAAATATCAGCAAAGTCAATGCCTGTATTAGTTTGGATTCATGGTGGTGCTTGGCGCGAAGGTAGCAGAAAACAAGGACTCAAGCACTTCGTTTCCTTTGCCCGTCAGGGCTTTTTTTGTGCCAGCATTGAATATCGTTTGAGCCACGAAGCCATCTTTCCGGCTCAAATTGAAGATTGTAAGTGCGCCATTCGTTTTCTTCGCGCTCATGCGCAAGAGTTTCATATTGATCCCCAACGTATTGGTGTTTGGGGAGTTTCTGCTGGTGGACATCTCGCAGCACTTTTAGGAACAACACATCAAATTCAGGAGTTTGAAGGAAACGGCGGCTGGGCTAACTATTCTAGCTGCGTACAAGCTGTATGCGATTGGTTTGGTCCAACTGATTTTTTGCGAATAAATGACTTTCCCCGTAACATTGACTTTGCTCCTGCAGACTCACCGGAGGCGGCTTTGATTGGCGGAATTGTTGTAGAAAACCAAGAAAAAGCAGCAAAAGCTAACCCAATTACTTTTGTTAGTAAAGATGCTCCTCCTTTTTTAATTATGCATGGCGATAACGATTTATTAGTACCACTCAACCAAAGCCAATTACTATTTGATGCCTTGAAGAAAGCAGAAGTAGAGGTAACGCTTGAAGTTGTCAAAAATGGCGGACACGGAAACAAAAAGGAGTTTAGTTCGCGGGCTATTACCAAAAAAATGGAGAAGTTTTTTAAGAAGCACTTAGCTTAGCAGATTCATTAGAAAAACTATGAATTTGCAAAACAATATAATTCTCGATTAAGTGCTGTAATTATAATTATAATTTTTCATCTTCCTGAACTTTTCCACTTTACTTCATTCCATAACAGATTTTTAATAAAGATAAAAAAACATAGTAATATTATGCGAATATTATTCATTGTCGGTTCATTTCCTGCCCTGTCAGAAACTTTTATTCTGAATCAGATTACAGGATTAATCGAGCGGGGTCACGAAGTTGATATTTATTCGCTGCATAGACCAAAAAATACTCAAAAAGTTCACCCAGATGTAGAAAACTACCGTCTCCTTGAGCGAACATACTATGCCCCCGAACGCGCTACAAACGCTTTTGTAAGGCTGTTGCAAGCTGGTAGATTAATATTAGTGAATAGCGGCAAACATCCTATAGCACTGCTGCGATCGCTCAGTCGTTTCAACAACAGAAATCAGCTAAAACCTATAGAATGGGTGTACTCAACGATGCCTTTTCTGGGCAAGCAGCCGTATGATATTATCCACTGCCAGTTTGGGGTGTATGCCCTCAAGGGTATGATACTCCGCGATATTAGTGCTATTCAAGGCAAATTAGTCACATCATTTCGTGGCTTTGATATTAGCTGGTATGTTCAAGAATACGGAGAGCAAGTTTATAACGAACTCTTCAAAAAAGGAGATTTTTTTCTATCAAACTGCGAATATTTTAGGCAACGCGCTATCAATCTCGGCTGCGATGCCAAAAAGATTGTTGTGCTTGGTTCAGGAATTGATTGCGAACGGTTTTTCTTTAAACCACGTTTTCCCGGCTCGGATGGTAAAGTTCGCATTACTACAACTGGTCGCCTTGTAGAAAAAAAAGGTATAGCTTACAGCATTCGTGCGGTTGCTCAATTAGCCAAAACTCACCCGCACATTGAGTACAACATCATTGGTGACGGACCGTTAAAAACAGAGTTGCAAACTCTCATTGAAGAACTCAATGTGAGTCACCAAATCAAACTACTGGGTTGGAAACATCAACAGGAAATTATTGAAATTCTCGACCGAACGCATATTTTTGTTGCGACAAGCGTGACAGCACAAGATGGTAATCAGGACGCCCCAGTTAACACTTTAAAAGAAGCAATGGCGATGGGTATACCTGTTATTGGTACAAGACACGGTGGTATTCCTGAATTAATTGAAGATGGTGTTTCTGGTTTTTTAGTGCCAGAACGCGATGTCGAGACTTTAGCTGAAAAGATAGTTTATCTGTGCGATCGCCCAGAAATTTGGCAACCGATGGGTCAGGCTGGTCGGGCGTATGTAGAACAGCACTACGACACGAATAAGCTCAACGATCAGCTAGTCCAAATCTACGAGCAACTCCTGATTAATGAAGATAAAAACGGTGTAATAAATCCTAATTTCCAAGAGGCTATTGCCTAAATAATCATAATTTTTAACCAATGCTACACGGACAACAACGTTACTGATTAACTATAAACCGCAAGCAAACAGGAGCTATTTATGACCGAGCCACAAGTTACGATTGTAGTTTCTCCCCGCGAGCGTTTTAGCTATACTCGCGAATCTCTAGAAAGTATTTACGAGCATACAAAAACTCCTTTTAATTTAATTTATGTTGATGGTGGTTCGCCAACACAAATCAAACACTATTTAGCTGCACAAGCGCGCGAGAAGAAGTTTCAACTTATTCGTACTGAACACTATCTTTCACCTAATCATGCTAGAAATTTAGGGCTAGCTCAGGTTAACACCGAGTATGTTGTCTTTATTGACAACGACGTGGTTGTCACCCTAGGCTGGCTGGATAAACTAATTGAGTGTGCACAGACAACAAACGCAACAATAGTTAGTCCTCTGATTTGCCAACACTTACCCTTACATGAGATAGTACATTGCGCTGGCGGAGAATCTGGCGTACGTGTTGAGGCTAAAGATGGAAACGTCCGGCGGCGGATGATTGAGAAAATCTATATGCAAGGGCGTAAAGTCGCGGATGTCCGCCCGAAACTGCAACGCAGCGAAACAGGTCTTGCTGAATTTCATTGCATGATGGTGCGTACCGATATTTTCGCTCAAGTTGGAATGCTTGATGATAAGTTGCTGAATACAAAAGAACACGTAGATTTTTGCATTTTAGTTAACGAAGCTGGCGGTAGCATCTATTTAGAACCAGATTCGATCGTCACCTATGTACCAAGTTCCTCACTAACGTGGGCAGATACGACTTTTTATATGCTGCGTTGGAGTGACGCATGGGAATTGGCTAGCTTACACCGCTTGCGTGACAAATGGAATTTAACCGAGGACGATTATTTCAAAAATAAGTATAAAAAGTTAGGATGGCGACGCTATATGTCCATTATCCAACCGCTGAGTGCCGACCTTAGCTTGGGACAGCGCGGGCGTGTTCGTCGGATAATAACAGATACTTTAATATCTATAGATAAACGACTTAATAGATATATTACTACGCGTTACGCTCAAAAACATTTGCCGTTAAAGGAACAGCCTGTATTACAAGTGCAGCAAAGACCAATGGCAGTAGCATCGCATAAGTGATGTGAAGCGGGACGCTAACAGCAACATTAGATACACTAAAGCTCGTAAAAGCGACTACTTACTCATTGGCAATTGAGTTAAGACATTAGAAGCACAAAAAAGTAAGCATCACGCCTATAACATTTGCGGGCTGTCTGTTTAAAAGCAGTACAGTCCGCTTTTTGCTGACAATTTTTAAGCCAAAAGAACCCTTTCGCGGAGAAATTCCATTAATGATTGTAGTTTTGAAAGCAGGTACGCCAAAGGAAGAAATAGAGCGAATTTGTCAAGAAATACATAAGCAGAATGCGATCGCAGAAAAGAGTATTGGTCAGCATAAAGTTGTCATCGGTATCCTCGGAGATACAGCAGCGCTTAATGTAGAACACATTCAACAAATTAGTCCTTTTATCGAACAAGTTGTTCGAGTCAACAAACCCTATAAACGCGCAAGTCAAGAATTTCGTCATGGACCAAGTACCGTAGTTGTCTCGACACCGAATGGCGATGTTGCTTTTGGACAAGAACATCCGATTGTCGTTGTCGCGGGACCTTGTTCGGTCGAAAACGAGCAAATGATCGTTGAAACTGCGCAACAAGTCAAAGCCGCTGGTGCGAAATTTTTGCGTGGAGGGGCTTACAAACCACGCACATCACCTTATGCGTTTCAAGGACACGGTGAAAGTGCCTTAGGGTTACTTGTACAAGCGCGGGAAGCTTCGGGTTTAGGCATTATTACTGAAGTTATGGATACCGCTGATATTGAGAAAGTTGCCGCAGTTGCTGATGTGTTGCAAATCGGCGCGCGAAATATGCAGAACTTCTCGTTACTTAAAAAAATTGGTGCTACAGGTAAGCCAATTTTGTTGAAACGCGGTATTTCAGCAACGGTAGAAGAGTGGCTCATGGCTGCTGAGTACATTTTGGCAGCAGGAAACCCGAATGTGATTCTTTGCGAGCGCGGAATTCGCAGCTTTGACCGGCAGTATGCCCGCAACACGCTTGATTTAGCCGTCGTACCCGTGTTGCGATCGCTCACGCACCTGCCAATTATGGTAGACCCCAGTCACGGTACTGGCAAAGCCGAATATGTGCCACCGATGTGTTTAGCAGCGATCGCGGCGGGAGCAGATTCACTTATGGTCGAAGTTCATCCTAACCCAGCTAAGGCACTCTCCGATGGTCCGCAGTCGCTCACACCAGCAAAATTTGAGCATTTGATGCACGATATCGCGGTTGTCGGTAAAACCTTTAGTCGCTGGGTGCAACCACCAACGCCTCATCAACAGTCATTTATGCCTGCTTTTGCCAGCGTGTAAACTTCATTGTCTTAAAAACCTTTCAAGGAACTACATGAATACAGCAGTACAAACACAAGCGTCTACAAACTTAAACGCAGATACGATTTTATTAGGCGATCGCAACCTCACAATTGATGAAGTTGTGAGTGTGGCACGTCATGGTGCCAAAGTAAACATCAGTACAGCAGACAACGTTGCACAACGTATTCAAGCATCATGTGACTATATCGCTGAAGCCGTCGCCACAGGTAGACCAATCTACGGTGTCACAAGTGGTTTTGGTGGAATGGCAAACGTGGTCATTTCGCGCGAGTATGCAGACCTTTTACAACATAACCTCGTGTGGTATCACAAAGTCGGTGCTGGACGAAAGTTGCCACTGACCGATGTCCGCGCCGCAATGCTGTTGCGTGTGAATTCACACTTGCATGGTGCTTCAGGAATCCGCCGCGAGATCGTCCAGCGAATGGAAATGTTTCTCAATGCTAGGGTGACACCGCACGTTCCTGAATACGGTTCAATTGGTGCTAGTGGCGATTTGACACCGCTATCGTACATTACAGGTGCTTTGATTGGTTTAGACGATCGCTACAAGGTTGACTTTGATGGCGAAGAAATCGATGCAATTACTGCGCTAGAACGATTGGGATTACCGCAGTTGCAACTCCAAGCCAAAGAAGGGTTAGCCATGATGAATGGCACCTCGGTGATGACCGGAATTGCGGCGAACTGTGTTTACGACACGCGGCTACTGATGGCGCTGACAATGGGCGCGCACGCACTTATTTTGCAAGGGTTGAACGGGACAAATCAATCATTCCATCCCTTCATTCACAAACTGAAACCGCATCCAGGGCAAAAATGGGCAGCATCGACAATGCTCGATTTGCTCGCCGGTTCGCGCTTGATTCGTGAAGAGTTAGACGGTACGCACGAGTATCGCGGTCAAGCCCCAATTCAGGATCGTTACTCTTTACGGTGTTTAGCCCAATACATGGGACCAATTGTTGATGGTGTATCGCAAGTTGCGCAGCAAGTCGAAATCGAAATGAACTCGGCGACAGATAACCCACTCATTGATGTTGAAAACCAAGCCAGCTATCACGGTGGTAATTTCTTGGGACAGTACATCGGTATGGGGATGGATCACCTGCGGTACTACATCGGGATGATGGCAAAACACCTTGATGTGCAAATTGCCTATCTCGTTGCACCTGAGTTTAACAACGGATTACCTGCATCTTTAGTTGGTAACAAAGAACGCATTGTGAATATGGGGCTAAAGGGATTGCAAATAACCGGCAACTCGATTATGCCGTTGTTAAGCTTCTACGGAAATTCGATCGCGGATCGCTATCCTACCCACGCCGAACAATACAACCAAAATATCAATAGCCAAGGATTTGCTGCTGCGAATTTAACGCGCAACGCGGTTGAGATCTTTCAGCAGTATATGGCGATCGCACTCATGTTTGGCGTCCAAGCGGTTGACTTAAGAACGTATGCGTATGCAGGACATTACGACGCGAGTGAGTGTTTATCACCGACAACACGACGTTTGTATCAAGCTGTGCGTGAAGTCGTCGGACAGCCTTCGTCTGCCACTCGCCCGTACATCTGGGACGATCGCGAACAACCCTTAGACGAACACATCGCCAAAATTGCCGCTGATATCGCGGCGGAAGGTGTCATTGTCGCAGCAGTAAAAGATCTCTTGACTAGCTTGAAGTAAGGACTCGTAGTGATGAATATTGCCCAACACGTCGAACGCGGTCATCATTTATTTCCTGATAAGATTGCGCTGATCTTTGAAGAAAGATCTTACACCTACAAAGATCTTGATTTACTAGCGAACCGCGTCGCTAATGGATTACGCGATCGCAACATTCATCGCGGCGATCGCATTGCCTTATTTTTGCCGAATATTCCCGAATTCATCATTGCCTACTTAGGCATAGTCAAGATCGGTGCGGTTGCGGTATCGCTTAATGCCATGCTCAAAAGCACCGAAGTTAGCTTTATTCTCAACGATTCTGGTGCGAAAGCCGTTGTCACCACCGCCGAACTTGTGGAGAATGTCCCCACAGCTGATTTACCTGAGTTGAAGCATATCTTAATTGCCGAAGGCGAAAGTGATAAGGGAATTAGCTTAGCGGAAATGATGGCAAGTGCTTCACCCCAAGCCAAAGCGATTGAAATGGATCGCCATGCACCTGTTGCGATCGTCTATACTTCAGGCACGACAGGCTTTCCTAAAGGTGCGACGCTATCTCACGGCAATGTTATTTCTAACAGCTACTCACAAAACCGCTGTTGCGGGATGAGTGCTGAAGATCGCATCTTACTATACCTACCTCTATTCCACTGCTTCGGTCAAAATGCCGTCCTCAACGCTGGGCTAAACGCTTGCGCGACAATCGTTCTTCATCGTCATTTCGACTTAGAGAAAATTCTCAACTCGGTCGCTACTGAGAAAATCACGATGTTCTTTAGCGTACCGACAGTCTATATCCTACTCCTCAACATGGGGACGTTAAAGTATGACATGAGTTCGATTCGCTACTACTTCTCAGCTGCTGCACCACTTCCTGTAGAAGTTGCCCAACGCTGGTTTGACAAGTATGGACTAGAAATTCATCAAGGCTACGGATTAACTGAAACCTCGCCGTGTGCTAGCTACAATAATGACTTTAAATACAAAGTCGGGTCAATTGGCACGCCGATTGAAAACGTCGAGATGAAAATCGTGCATGCGGATGGCAAAGATGCCTTACCAGGAGAACCAGGCGAAATTGCAATTCGCGGACCAAACGTCATGCTGGGATACTGGAACCGCCCGTTTGAAACCGCAGAAGTGATCAAAAATGGTTGGTTCTACACCGGTGATATCGGTCAAATTGATGAAGATGGCTACTTCTACATTGTGGATCGTTCCAAAGACATGATCAATGTCGCAGGATTCAAGGTCTATCCAACTGAAGTAGAAAACGTCATTTATCAACACCCAGCAGTTGCCGAAGTTGCGGTTTATGGCGTTCCCAACTTGGAAACGACGGAAATCGTCAAAGCCAATATTGTCCTCAAACCAGACCAAACTGTTAGCGAAAAACAAATGATTGCTTTTTGTTCGGAACGTATGGCAGCGTATAAAGTACCTAAAGCAATTAAGTTTGTTGATTCGATTCCTAAAAACCCTACAGGAAAAGTCTTAAAACGCGTTCTGCGCGACGAGGCTGCTAGCGAAGTCTTGGTTAAACCAAGCCGCTTTCCTGCAAAGCCTACGGTTGCAACTACAGCACCAGTAGCAACACCAGCCACTACTAATAATTCCAATAAAGGTGTCTTGAAAGCTTTAGGTAACTTGTTTAAAAATCGAAATTAGCTCGAACAGAACCAACGTAGCGAAGCAAAAAAAAGATTAGCTGTTAACAATTAGCTAAACATTACAGATGAACTTAAGGTGTGAACGAGCTTTTGGCTCTTAGCAATTCATTGACTTTACGCAAATTGAAGAGAAATCATGAAATCTTTAGAAGAAATGAGTGTCTCCCAAGCAGAACAAAACTCGACGCTAGAGCCAAATACCTCAGAAGGAGAAGTGTATATTGCGCCCCGCAACTCTATTGAACTCCAACTTGCCCAAATGTGGGAGCAAGTGTTGGAAATTCAGCCGATTAGCATTATAGACAACTATTTTGATCTAGGAGGAGATTCTCTACGGGCGCTGCGCCTATTCGATCTGATTGAGCAAACATTTGGCAAAAAGTTATCTTTAGCAACTTTAATCCAAGCACCAACACTCGAACAACTCGCTCAAGTCATTGGTCAAGAAACTGAATCTGTACGTTTTACCTCACTAGTGCCAATTCAGCCGAGTGGTTCTAAACCACCTCTATTTTGTATGCATGGAAATGGTGCTCATGTTCTTGCTTTCCAGGATCTAGCCCAATATCTAGGTGCCGATCAACCATTTTATGGATTGCAAGCACGTGGAGTAGATGGAGTGACAACTCCTTTAAACCGAATTGAAGACATGGCAGCTGCCTATATCGAAGAAATTCGCGCAGTTCAACCCGAAGGGCCGTATTACTTAGCTGGCTTCTCTTCTGGAGGAGTAGTGGCGTTTGAGATGGCGCGCCAGTTACACGCTAAGGGTGAAAAAGTCGCATTTGTAGGCTTACTCGATACTTTTGTTCCAGGTTGTTTCAAAAAAGTGACTGTACCAGAGTGGTTCTCGCGCCAATGGCGTAACTTCTGGCGTTTCGGGTTGAAACACCCAGTAAAAATGGCTTATCGCAGTCTTCAAAGAAAATGGTACTTTGTCTACTGGAATATTTATCTTTTACTAGCAGGCTCTCTACCTTATTTTTGGCATAGAAAATACGTAGGATACAGTATCAGAAAAGCAATGCGCACCTATAAATTCCAACCTTATGCAGGTAAGTTAACGCTGTTTCGTGCCACCGAAGTGCCAGGAAAAGGGTGGTATTACTACCCCTCAGGAATGCCGACGCCTGATGATTGGTATACCAAAGATCCTGAATATGGTTGGGGTAGCCTTGCCGAAGGAGGATTGGAAACTCACGATCTTCCTGGTAATCACTCAACAATTCTCAAAGAACCGTATATTCAAGTTTTAAGTAATACATTGGAGGCTTGCTTGGAAAAAGCACGCGCTGAGGCTACTCGCGCTGAGTTGAATCAAATTGCATAATGTATGCCTGTTGGGGAGTATTACAAGGCTTTAGATGTGACAGAGAATTAACATAGAAAGCGATCGCCTAATTTGCCACTAGATTCTCTCTGCTTTCATAAAGATTATGAACTCGCATAAAAACATCACTAGTAATTGCCACCTCCCCACTTCTCTCAGCACAGCCTTGAGTGATCTAGAGACGACGGTAACGCAGATCCAAGCAGAGGTAACAGAAATAGCGGACTTGTTACCGCAGCCTTTGGATGAAAACTCTGTACCCCTGCCTTCTCTACTGCAAAATCTGCTTTATCCACTGCTTGATTGTCTTCGCCAAGTTCTCCAAGTCGATACGGTAGCAGTATTACTCTGTTCGGCAGACAAACAATATTTAACTGTAAACGCAGCTTGTGGGTTGGAAGAAGAAATCACCGCAGGAATTCAAATTCCTATCGGATACGGCTTTGCAGGTAATATTGCTGCCAAGCGCGAGTTAACAATCGTTGATGATTTATCCCAAGTAGACGTTTTCAGCCCGATTCTACGTCACAAAGGACTTCAGTCGATGTTAGGTTTACCATTACTAGCCAACAATAAAGTTGTGGGAGTTTTTCACGTAGGGACGTTTCAGTCGCGCCAATTTCGTGTAGATGAAGTGCAGATCCTCAAGTCTGTTGCTGCTCGTATTGGAATAGTCAGCGATCGCATATTGGCATTACACGTATCAAGTCAAGAAAACTCGAAAATAAAAGTACTGCAACAACAACGTCATCAACTTATTAACTTTCAAAATTGCTTGGAAGCAGCAAAAGAGTTTCTTGTATATCTCATGGAGTTGTCTAACTTAGAATACTCGCTCGTGTGAAGTTTCAAAGATAAACACAGCTTTATGTTGTTATGCATAGCAGGATAGTCGTACTAAACATACGGCTCTCCACTTATTTTTGAGTATTTGACACTACTCACCATATATGAGCAGACAAATCTTACGTCGATTGATTCAACATACTGTTTTTACAAAAGTCATCTTTCTATTGTATTACAGTCATGTAATCAAAGTTACTATTATTACTCTCTCAATTAAGAATAAGCTAACAAAAAATCAGGATAACTTTAGTCGTTATTTTTTAACCCCAGTCAAAGTTAATATTTCTACTAATCATAGTAAGCCTAATTTCAGTGGTGATGTACTAGCTACTAAGGATGCGATCGCTAATTTGGAAGAAAATTGTGCGTTTATTCCTGAATACAACTCACCATTAAAAATTATGCTTTTGGGTGACTCTATTACCCACGGAGTCAAAGGAACAGATGACAGAGATAGTGGTGGCTACCGCCCAGAACTATGGCAAAAGTTTATTGCTGATGGATTACCAGTTAAGTTTGTTGGCTCAAGAGCCAGTGGACCTGAAAACCTTGGAGATAAAACGCATGAAGGTCA
This window contains:
- a CDS encoding glycosyltransferase, producing the protein MRILFIVGSFPALSETFILNQITGLIERGHEVDIYSLHRPKNTQKVHPDVENYRLLERTYYAPERATNAFVRLLQAGRLILVNSGKHPIALLRSLSRFNNRNQLKPIEWVYSTMPFLGKQPYDIIHCQFGVYALKGMILRDISAIQGKLVTSFRGFDISWYVQEYGEQVYNELFKKGDFFLSNCEYFRQRAINLGCDAKKIVVLGSGIDCERFFFKPRFPGSDGKVRITTTGRLVEKKGIAYSIRAVAQLAKTHPHIEYNIIGDGPLKTELQTLIEELNVSHQIKLLGWKHQQEIIEILDRTHIFVATSVTAQDGNQDAPVNTLKEAMAMGIPVIGTRHGGIPELIEDGVSGFLVPERDVETLAEKIVYLCDRPEIWQPMGQAGRAYVEQHYDTNKLNDQLVQIYEQLLINEDKNGVINPNFQEAIA
- a CDS encoding class I adenylate-forming enzyme family protein: MNIAQHVERGHHLFPDKIALIFEERSYTYKDLDLLANRVANGLRDRNIHRGDRIALFLPNIPEFIIAYLGIVKIGAVAVSLNAMLKSTEVSFILNDSGAKAVVTTAELVENVPTADLPELKHILIAEGESDKGISLAEMMASASPQAKAIEMDRHAPVAIVYTSGTTGFPKGATLSHGNVISNSYSQNRCCGMSAEDRILLYLPLFHCFGQNAVLNAGLNACATIVLHRHFDLEKILNSVATEKITMFFSVPTVYILLLNMGTLKYDMSSIRYYFSAAAPLPVEVAQRWFDKYGLEIHQGYGLTETSPCASYNNDFKYKVGSIGTPIENVEMKIVHADGKDALPGEPGEIAIRGPNVMLGYWNRPFETAEVIKNGWFYTGDIGQIDEDGYFYIVDRSKDMINVAGFKVYPTEVENVIYQHPAVAEVAVYGVPNLETTEIVKANIVLKPDQTVSEKQMIAFCSERMAAYKVPKAIKFVDSIPKNPTGKVLKRVLRDEAASEVLVKPSRFPAKPTVATTAPVATPATTNNSNKGVLKALGNLFKNRN
- the hutH gene encoding histidine ammonia-lyase, whose amino-acid sequence is MNTAVQTQASTNLNADTILLGDRNLTIDEVVSVARHGAKVNISTADNVAQRIQASCDYIAEAVATGRPIYGVTSGFGGMANVVISREYADLLQHNLVWYHKVGAGRKLPLTDVRAAMLLRVNSHLHGASGIRREIVQRMEMFLNARVTPHVPEYGSIGASGDLTPLSYITGALIGLDDRYKVDFDGEEIDAITALERLGLPQLQLQAKEGLAMMNGTSVMTGIAANCVYDTRLLMALTMGAHALILQGLNGTNQSFHPFIHKLKPHPGQKWAASTMLDLLAGSRLIREELDGTHEYRGQAPIQDRYSLRCLAQYMGPIVDGVSQVAQQVEIEMNSATDNPLIDVENQASYHGGNFLGQYIGMGMDHLRYYIGMMAKHLDVQIAYLVAPEFNNGLPASLVGNKERIVNMGLKGLQITGNSIMPLLSFYGNSIADRYPTHAEQYNQNINSQGFAAANLTRNAVEIFQQYMAIALMFGVQAVDLRTYAYAGHYDASECLSPTTRRLYQAVREVVGQPSSATRPYIWDDREQPLDEHIAKIAADIAAEGVIVAAVKDLLTSLK
- a CDS encoding alpha/beta hydrolase, giving the protein MSIYLKRICRFTKAIFEFERNTYKSLVHLQDIEFTNSKERALKMDILHPKISAKSMPVLVWIHGGAWREGSRKQGLKHFVSFARQGFFCASIEYRLSHEAIFPAQIEDCKCAIRFLRAHAQEFHIDPQRIGVWGVSAGGHLAALLGTTHQIQEFEGNGGWANYSSCVQAVCDWFGPTDFLRINDFPRNIDFAPADSPEAALIGGIVVENQEKAAKANPITFVSKDAPPFLIMHGDNDLLVPLNQSQLLFDALKKAEVEVTLEVVKNGGHGNKKEFSSRAITKKMEKFFKKHLA
- a CDS encoding polysaccharide pyruvyl transferase family protein yields the protein MQLTIKNQILWQLLSIYAATLGFLRKTKIRSQIDASALFLPPSDPGSVGDEAMLAASMEYLAAQGVKRIGIITLQPTARWENLKLVTETVNIKGFFTRGCWWERFRFVNKVSRYERFYCLGADVMDGFYSDNVTLLRLHLVALAAKTGADSAILGFSFNHQPTDTAVQSLSQLPANVRLCCRDPISHQRVKQCVQHPVELVADLAFMLQPAEDSDLAVSVSRWVRAQKAQGRIVLGINANALHLTKVTRLNRNEFIQFYANAFINLFSSNQISLLMIPHDFRGDDSDVSIAQAILEAMPAAIKPYCMQVPTPCSAAEIKSICAELDLVLTGRMHLAIACLGQGIPVGGVTYQGKFEGLFHHFELPGMTIEPEKAFQPGVLTHFITDLLAKREDIRQQILCHLANVKALSRFNFERQLENALADPVLR
- the aroF gene encoding 3-deoxy-7-phosphoheptulonate synthase, translated to MIVVLKAGTPKEEIERICQEIHKQNAIAEKSIGQHKVVIGILGDTAALNVEHIQQISPFIEQVVRVNKPYKRASQEFRHGPSTVVVSTPNGDVAFGQEHPIVVVAGPCSVENEQMIVETAQQVKAAGAKFLRGGAYKPRTSPYAFQGHGESALGLLVQAREASGLGIITEVMDTADIEKVAAVADVLQIGARNMQNFSLLKKIGATGKPILLKRGISATVEEWLMAAEYILAAGNPNVILCERGIRSFDRQYARNTLDLAVVPVLRSLTHLPIMVDPSHGTGKAEYVPPMCLAAIAAGADSLMVEVHPNPAKALSDGPQSLTPAKFEHLMHDIAVVGKTFSRWVQPPTPHQQSFMPAFASV
- a CDS encoding glycosyltransferase family 2 protein → MTEPQVTIVVSPRERFSYTRESLESIYEHTKTPFNLIYVDGGSPTQIKHYLAAQAREKKFQLIRTEHYLSPNHARNLGLAQVNTEYVVFIDNDVVVTLGWLDKLIECAQTTNATIVSPLICQHLPLHEIVHCAGGESGVRVEAKDGNVRRRMIEKIYMQGRKVADVRPKLQRSETGLAEFHCMMVRTDIFAQVGMLDDKLLNTKEHVDFCILVNEAGGSIYLEPDSIVTYVPSSSLTWADTTFYMLRWSDAWELASLHRLRDKWNLTEDDYFKNKYKKLGWRRYMSIIQPLSADLSLGQRGRVRRIITDTLISIDKRLNRYITTRYAQKHLPLKEQPVLQVQQRPMAVASHK